A stretch of Dietzia lutea DNA encodes these proteins:
- a CDS encoding YidH family protein produces the protein MTEQGWRPRALRDGEEPDPRFTLANERTFLAWIRTSLGLTAGAVALEAFAGDEIPEIIRTPLACILLVLAGLLAIVAFRRWIRIESAMRHQRPLPMPQASILLVLGIAAGAVVLTVAILSGTFG, from the coding sequence ATGACAGAGCAGGGGTGGCGGCCCAGGGCGCTGCGGGACGGCGAGGAACCGGATCCGCGCTTCACGCTCGCCAACGAGCGCACCTTCCTGGCGTGGATCCGCACGAGCCTCGGGCTGACGGCCGGTGCGGTGGCGCTGGAGGCGTTCGCGGGCGACGAGATCCCGGAGATCATCCGCACGCCGCTCGCGTGCATCCTCCTCGTGCTGGCCGGGCTGCTGGCGATCGTCGCGTTCCGGCGCTGGATCCGTATCGAGTCGGCCATGCGACACCAGCGGCCCTTGCCGATGCCGCAGGCCTCGATTCTGCTGGTGCTGGGCATCGCGGCGGGCGCGGTGGTGCTCACCGTCGCGATCCTCAGCGGGACCTTCGGATGA
- a CDS encoding bile acid:sodium symporter family protein, translated as MRLLRRLRIEPFILAILAAVVVAAFLPATGGAADALDWVTTIGIAALFFLYGARLEPRELLVGLTHWRLHSVVLVATFVLFPLLGLLGQWLLTPVLGPALAAGFLFLTLVPSTVQSSITFVAIARGHVSAAVVSASVSNLLGVFVTPLLVFALMTTDGSVVITWDSVGSIALQLLLPFVVGQLLRRWILPVIRRIPRIALFDKTVIVLVVYAAFSEGVADGIWSTIGAAELAWLLVACCVLLAVVLGLTELASRALRFEDRDKRVVQFCGSKKSLATGLPMAAVLFVGQPIGLMVLPLMLFHQIQLIVCAWLAGRYGRAADAASA; from the coding sequence ATGCGCCTTCTGCGTCGTCTCCGGATCGAGCCGTTCATCCTGGCGATCCTGGCCGCGGTGGTCGTCGCCGCGTTCCTGCCCGCCACCGGCGGCGCGGCCGACGCCCTCGACTGGGTGACGACTATCGGCATCGCTGCGCTGTTCTTCCTCTACGGCGCGCGACTCGAGCCCCGCGAGCTGCTGGTCGGCCTCACGCACTGGCGGCTGCACTCGGTGGTGCTCGTCGCGACGTTCGTCCTGTTCCCGCTGCTCGGGCTGCTCGGGCAGTGGCTCCTCACGCCCGTGCTCGGTCCGGCGCTCGCCGCGGGCTTCCTGTTCCTCACGCTGGTCCCGTCGACCGTGCAGTCCTCCATCACGTTCGTGGCGATCGCGCGCGGACACGTCAGCGCCGCGGTGGTGTCGGCGTCGGTGTCCAACCTCCTGGGCGTGTTCGTCACTCCCCTGCTGGTGTTCGCCCTCATGACCACGGACGGGTCGGTGGTCATCACGTGGGACTCGGTGGGGTCGATCGCGTTGCAGCTGCTCCTGCCGTTCGTGGTGGGCCAGTTGCTGCGGCGGTGGATTCTGCCCGTCATCCGTAGGATCCCGAGGATCGCGCTGTTCGACAAGACCGTCATCGTGCTGGTGGTCTACGCGGCGTTCTCCGAGGGGGTCGCCGACGGGATCTGGTCGACGATCGGCGCGGCCGAGCTCGCGTGGCTGCTCGTCGCGTGCTGCGTCCTGCTCGCGGTGGTGCTGGGCCTGACCGAGCTCGCCTCCCGCGCCCTGCGCTTCGAGGACCGCGACAAGCGCGTCGTGCAGTTCTGCGGCTCCAAGAAGTCGCTGGCCACCGGGCTACCGATGGCGGCCGTGCTGTTCGTCGGGCAGCCCATCGGCCTCATGGTGCTGCCGCTGATGCTGTTCCACCAGATCCAGCTGATCGTGTGCGCGTGGCTGGCCGGCCGCTATGGCCGAGCGGCCGATGCCGCGTCCGCCTGA
- a CDS encoding VanZ family protein produces the protein MTEPTTTRLRAWAAVALVAYGAVVVSLTMFKAFFVIGMLWRPEAQRNRSMEWTPFALYRDSTSWFGPLFDYLGNVAFLVPVGALLFILLAHRRRAVGLVVGIAALASAAIETLQYVFALGHSDVSDLLFNTLGALVGAVIAHLAGRRLHVLWTGVAVTTAIVFAVLVLLGPRLGDPDKVVEVAAPGPAEPGGAAQADAASAARP, from the coding sequence GTGACGGAACCGACGACCACGCGACTCCGGGCCTGGGCGGCGGTGGCCCTGGTCGCCTACGGCGCGGTGGTGGTGTCGCTGACGATGTTCAAGGCGTTCTTCGTGATCGGCATGCTGTGGCGGCCGGAGGCCCAGCGGAATCGCTCGATGGAATGGACGCCGTTCGCCCTCTACCGGGACTCGACGAGCTGGTTCGGGCCGCTGTTCGACTATCTCGGCAACGTGGCGTTCCTCGTCCCGGTGGGGGCGTTGCTGTTCATCCTGCTCGCGCACCGGAGGCGGGCGGTCGGCCTCGTCGTCGGGATCGCAGCGCTGGCCAGCGCCGCGATCGAGACCCTCCAGTACGTGTTCGCCCTGGGGCATTCGGACGTCTCCGACCTGCTGTTCAACACCCTCGGTGCCCTGGTGGGTGCCGTGATCGCGCATCTTGCCGGCCGCCGCCTCCACGTCCTGTGGACCGGCGTCGCGGTGACCACCGCGATCGTATTCGCGGTCCTGGTCCTCCTCGGGCCGCGACTCGGTGACCCCGACAAGGTGGTGGAGGTCGCCGCGCCCGGGCCGGCAGAACCGGGCGGCGCGGCTCAGGCGGACGCGGCATCGGCCGCTCGGCCATAG
- a CDS encoding TetR/AcrR family transcriptional regulator, producing MTAPGRTRDPERRIREIGRAAADLIAEGGVEALTHRAVAARAGVAVGTTTRYFASIDDLRRHALEFLAERVDRDLAELADGIASADDPVEYLAVSAHADLSDHRTVLAECSLEYAGLFEEGFRDLALRWYSGLSEILTPYFGRARSEVLAMCLDGAYFNTALTGSPPVPARLEAAIRALATMPDIAAEPDEDLST from the coding sequence GTGACCGCACCCGGTCGCACGCGCGACCCCGAACGGCGGATCCGCGAGATCGGTCGGGCGGCCGCCGATCTCATCGCCGAGGGCGGCGTGGAGGCGCTCACCCATCGCGCTGTGGCCGCCCGGGCCGGCGTGGCCGTGGGCACCACCACCCGCTACTTCGCGAGCATCGACGACCTGCGACGCCACGCCCTGGAGTTCCTCGCCGAGCGGGTCGACCGCGACCTCGCCGAACTGGCGGACGGGATCGCCTCCGCCGACGACCCCGTGGAGTACCTGGCCGTGTCCGCCCACGCTGACCTCTCGGACCACCGCACCGTGCTCGCCGAGTGCTCGCTCGAGTACGCCGGGCTGTTCGAGGAGGGCTTCCGCGATCTCGCCCTGCGCTGGTACTCCGGCCTGTCCGAGATCCTCACCCCGTACTTCGGGCGCGCCCGGTCGGAGGTGCTGGCCATGTGCCTCGACGGCGCCTACTTCAACACCGCCCTCACCGGCAGCCCGCCTGTCCCCGCCCGTCTCGAGGCCGCCATCCGGGCGCTCGCCACCATGCCCGACATCGCCGCCGAACCCGACGAGGATCTCTCCACATGA
- a CDS encoding MFS transporter: protein MSGTTAPTRDTMHTDPHIVGSYDPSRRWLGLITLTFSLLAITTDMTILNVAIPAMSADLQPSASQQLWIIDAYSLVMAGLLISMSSIADRWGRKRMLMTGYVLIALASVLVLLAHSPGFVIALRVLLGVGAAMVMPSTLSLLRVTFTDTRERATALAVWAAVAGIGAAVGPLLGGFLLETFHWQSAFLVSVPMMVIAFVSAIVTVPESRVPEPGPWDPFAAALTLVGMSTIIWAIKTFSEQASLIYLPAWIAFAVGAGALTWFVRRCLHSDSPLLDVTMFRHRIFSAGVLAALVASFSMSAGLLLLAQWLQLVNGASAFESGLQLMPLALAAAVTSLLAPVASERIGMRTTIFLALFVTGAGMFYLGVRGGGLDLTSVFIALGLIGAGIGALALASSMIMGGVPRSKAGNAAAMEDTSYEFGAVLGIAILGSLASFLYRRELGTPAEALVLGAEATEAARDSLGGAVAVAEAARLPDLAARAGEAFTSGLGLAGLIGGLILVVFAFVVFFLTPKGTMLADLEH, encoded by the coding sequence ATGAGCGGCACGACCGCCCCCACGCGCGACACTATGCACACCGACCCGCACATCGTGGGTTCCTACGATCCGTCTCGCCGCTGGCTGGGCCTGATCACACTGACTTTCTCGCTGCTCGCCATCACCACGGACATGACGATCCTCAACGTGGCCATTCCCGCGATGTCCGCGGACCTGCAGCCGAGCGCGTCGCAACAGCTGTGGATCATCGACGCGTACTCGCTGGTCATGGCGGGGCTGCTCATCTCCATGTCGTCGATCGCCGACCGCTGGGGCCGCAAGCGGATGCTCATGACCGGCTACGTGCTCATCGCACTCGCCTCGGTCCTGGTGCTGCTGGCGCACTCCCCCGGGTTCGTCATCGCGCTGCGCGTCCTGCTGGGCGTCGGCGCGGCCATGGTCATGCCGTCCACCCTGTCGCTGCTGCGGGTGACCTTCACCGACACCCGCGAACGCGCCACCGCGCTGGCCGTGTGGGCTGCCGTGGCCGGCATCGGCGCCGCGGTGGGCCCGCTGCTCGGCGGGTTCCTCCTGGAGACGTTCCACTGGCAGTCGGCGTTCCTGGTGAGCGTTCCGATGATGGTCATCGCCTTCGTCAGCGCCATCGTCACCGTCCCGGAATCCCGCGTTCCCGAACCCGGGCCGTGGGACCCGTTCGCCGCGGCCCTGACCCTGGTCGGGATGTCGACCATCATCTGGGCCATCAAGACGTTCAGCGAGCAGGCCTCCCTGATCTACCTGCCGGCGTGGATCGCCTTTGCCGTGGGCGCCGGGGCCCTGACGTGGTTCGTCCGACGCTGCCTGCACTCGGACTCCCCGCTGCTGGACGTGACGATGTTCCGCCACCGCATCTTCTCCGCCGGCGTCCTGGCGGCTCTGGTCGCGAGCTTCTCCATGTCCGCCGGGCTCTTGCTGCTGGCGCAGTGGCTGCAGCTGGTCAACGGTGCCAGCGCGTTCGAGTCCGGTCTCCAGCTCATGCCTCTCGCCCTGGCCGCCGCGGTCACCTCGCTGTTGGCGCCGGTGGCCTCGGAGCGGATCGGCATGCGGACCACGATCTTCCTCGCCCTGTTCGTCACCGGGGCGGGGATGTTCTACCTGGGGGTGCGGGGCGGGGGTCTGGACCTGACCTCGGTGTTCATCGCGCTCGGCCTGATCGGTGCGGGGATCGGCGCGCTGGCGCTGGCCTCCTCCATGATCATGGGCGGCGTCCCGCGATCAAAGGCCGGCAACGCCGCCGCCATGGAGGACACCTCCTACGAGTTCGGCGCCGTGCTGGGCATCGCCATCCTCGGCTCGCTCGCGTCCTTTCTCTACCGGCGGGAGCTGGGCACCCCGGCCGAAGCGCTGGTGCTGGGCGCAGAGGCCACCGAGGCCGCCCGGGACTCGCTCGGTGGGGCCGTGGCCGTGGCGGAGGCCGCGCGGTTGCCGGACCTGGCCGCGCGGGCCGGCGAGGCCTTCACCTCCGGGCTGGGCCTGGCGGGCCTGATCGGCGGGCTCATCCTGGTGGTGTTCGCGTTCGTGGTGTTCTTCCTGACCCCCAAGGGCACGATGCTCGCCGATCTGGAGCATTGA
- a CDS encoding alpha/beta fold hydrolase yields the protein MPMNHIADRDAVIDGHRIRFGIHGEGEPVVLIHGTPSSSYIWRGVVPGLSEAGYRAHVFDLLGYGLSERPLDPEVDASITGQVAVLDGLLDEWGLDTFHLVAHDIGGGIAQRFGVRSTERLRSLTLIDVVSFDSYPSERTRQQMAEGLDALERTPDAEHREHFRDWLLSTHSDPANFDPDALDVYLDFISGPIGQPSFFRHQVAHYDPRHTLEISDQLGRLGQVPVQPLWGADDTWQITEWAHRLQAAIPGSDLRLIERCGHFAPEERPREVAEGIVDFLDAQRR from the coding sequence ATGCCGATGAACCACATCGCCGACCGCGACGCCGTCATCGATGGCCACCGGATCCGGTTCGGCATACACGGCGAGGGCGAACCCGTCGTCCTCATCCACGGAACGCCCTCGTCGTCGTACATCTGGCGGGGAGTGGTACCCGGTCTCTCCGAGGCCGGGTACCGCGCCCACGTCTTCGACCTACTGGGCTACGGGCTGTCCGAGCGGCCGCTGGACCCGGAGGTCGACGCCTCGATCACCGGGCAGGTCGCCGTGCTGGACGGCCTGCTGGACGAGTGGGGACTCGACACGTTCCACCTGGTCGCCCACGACATCGGCGGCGGGATCGCCCAGCGGTTCGGCGTGCGCTCGACCGAGCGGCTGCGGTCGCTGACCCTGATCGACGTGGTGAGCTTCGACAGCTATCCCTCCGAGCGGACCCGCCAGCAGATGGCCGAGGGCCTCGACGCGCTCGAGCGGACGCCCGACGCCGAGCACCGCGAGCACTTCCGCGACTGGCTGCTGTCCACGCACAGTGACCCCGCGAACTTCGACCCGGACGCGCTCGACGTGTACCTCGACTTCATCAGCGGGCCGATCGGCCAACCCAGCTTCTTCCGGCACCAGGTCGCCCACTACGACCCGCGGCACACACTCGAGATCAGCGATCAACTGGGCAGACTGGGTCAGGTGCCGGTGCAGCCACTGTGGGGCGCCGACGACACCTGGCAGATCACCGAGTGGGCGCACCGGCTGCAGGCTGCGATCCCGGGCAGCGACCTCCGGCTCATCGAGCGGTGTGGGCACTTCGCGCCCGAGGAGCGCCCGCGCGAGGTGGCCGAAGGGATCGTCGACTTCCTCGACGCCCAGCGCCGCTGA
- a CDS encoding type 1 glutamine amidotransferase domain-containing protein, which produces MANVLMILSAADHWTLKDGSQHPTGFWAEEFVAPYEVFTDAGWSVTVATPGGRTPSVDQASLDEGAGDPETLQHVRASLDRLAQVLEAPTDLASVDHNDFDVVFYPGGHGPLEDLAVDKTSGALLRDRVSEGKHVALLCHAPAAVLAASDDASSSPFAGYKMTGFSNDEEEQVGLAANAPWLLEDKLVELGADYSKAAEPWGSHVVVDRNVYTGQNPQSSEELAKRIVSDLG; this is translated from the coding sequence ATGGCGAACGTATTGATGATCCTGTCCGCAGCCGACCACTGGACTCTCAAGGACGGTTCCCAGCACCCGACGGGCTTCTGGGCCGAGGAGTTCGTGGCCCCCTACGAGGTGTTCACCGACGCCGGGTGGTCCGTCACCGTGGCCACCCCGGGCGGCCGCACCCCCTCCGTCGACCAGGCGAGCCTCGACGAGGGCGCCGGCGACCCGGAGACCCTGCAGCACGTCCGGGCCTCCCTCGACCGCCTCGCTCAGGTCCTCGAGGCGCCGACCGACCTGGCCAGCGTCGACCACAACGACTTCGACGTGGTGTTCTACCCCGGCGGTCACGGCCCGCTGGAGGACCTCGCCGTCGACAAAACCTCCGGCGCGCTCCTCCGGGACCGCGTGAGCGAAGGCAAGCACGTCGCGCTCCTGTGCCACGCGCCGGCCGCCGTGCTCGCCGCCTCCGACGACGCGTCCTCGTCGCCGTTCGCGGGCTACAAGATGACCGGGTTCTCCAACGACGAGGAGGAGCAGGTCGGCCTGGCCGCCAACGCGCCCTGGCTGCTGGAGGACAAGCTCGTCGAGCTGGGCGCCGACTACTCCAAGGCCGCCGAGCCCTGGGGATCGCACGTCGTGGTGGACCGCAACGTCTACACGGGCCAGAACCCGCAGTCCTCCGAGGAACTCGCCAAGCGGATCGTGTCCGACCTCGGCTGA
- a CDS encoding GNAT family N-acetyltransferase, producing the protein MEIVYFGILPAFAGRGLGGWFLSEVCRIAWNVPGCRRVWLHTCADDSPAAVPNYLARGFVEYGRADTGCDACTA; encoded by the coding sequence GTGGAGATCGTCTACTTCGGCATCCTGCCCGCCTTCGCTGGCCGCGGCCTGGGCGGCTGGTTCCTCTCCGAGGTCTGCCGCATCGCCTGGAACGTCCCGGGCTGCCGCCGCGTGTGGCTGCACACGTGCGCCGACGACTCCCCCGCCGCTGTCCCCAACTACCTCGCCCGCGGGTTCGTCGAATACGGCCGAGCGGACACCGGCTGCGACGCCTGCACTGCGTGA
- a CDS encoding MarR family winged helix-turn-helix transcriptional regulator, producing the protein MALSSREILDRALMLSEQMAGHIERAAANYGLTVPRLELLFVLGLQGECKQVELATYLDCSPRQVTALVDGLVASGYVERTMPPDDRRVRLVSLTEKSRRIVDEVVTARVGLAEWLFEGFDDDELQAFGAVAEKLISRMSGRALSRLPEP; encoded by the coding sequence GTGGCACTATCGTCGAGGGAGATTCTCGATCGCGCGTTGATGCTCTCCGAGCAGATGGCCGGGCACATCGAGCGCGCGGCGGCGAACTACGGGCTGACGGTGCCGCGCCTGGAGCTGCTGTTCGTGCTGGGCTTGCAGGGTGAGTGCAAGCAGGTGGAGCTGGCGACGTACCTCGACTGCTCCCCGCGCCAGGTGACGGCGCTGGTGGACGGCCTGGTCGCGAGTGGTTACGTGGAGCGGACGATGCCGCCGGATGACCGGCGGGTGCGGTTGGTGAGCCTGACGGAGAAGTCGCGCCGGATCGTGGATGAGGTGGTGACGGCGCGCGTCGGTCTCGCCGAGTGGTTGTTTGAGGGATTCGACGACGACGAGCTGCAGGCGTTCGGGGCGGTCGCAGAGAAGTTGATCTCGCGGATGAGTGGGCGGGCGCTGAGTCGGCTTCCCGAGCCGTGA
- a CDS encoding cytochrome P450: MDVTIPAGFDFTDPDLFEKRLPHDEWRQLRRTQPIHRVDKRPGSDGFDDDHYWLVTRHADVKEISRLTGEIFSAGENTMIPRFAEGTPREIIEAQRAMLVNEDGEIHKKHRRIISRGFTPRGVAGMRDELADRARKIVTAAAENNADDFVTAVASELPLQAIAELLGVPQEDRHKIFEWSNIMTSYDAGVDPDAPAIASMELIGYANAMAEDRAANPRDDIVTKLVQADVDGEHLSADEFGWFVTLLAVAGNETTRNATTHGMVAMLEHPDQWELFKRERPETAYDEILRWASPITQFQRTAMEDTEIGGVSIAKGDRVLICYGSANFDEEVFDDPFTFNILRDPNPHVTFGGQGPHYCLGANLAKMQLELIFNAVSDHLPDLTALGDPKRLRSGWLNGLTEWRVDLGVCPVAS, translated from the coding sequence ATGGACGTGACCATCCCGGCGGGCTTCGACTTCACCGACCCGGACCTGTTCGAAAAGCGACTGCCACACGACGAGTGGCGCCAGCTCCGGCGGACGCAGCCCATCCACCGCGTGGACAAACGCCCCGGCTCCGACGGGTTCGACGACGACCACTACTGGCTCGTCACCCGGCACGCCGACGTCAAGGAGATCTCCCGCCTGACCGGCGAGATCTTCTCCGCGGGGGAGAACACGATGATCCCGCGGTTCGCCGAGGGCACGCCGCGCGAGATCATCGAGGCCCAGCGCGCGATGCTCGTCAACGAGGACGGCGAGATCCACAAGAAGCACCGCCGCATCATCTCCCGCGGCTTCACCCCCCGCGGCGTCGCCGGCATGCGTGACGAGCTCGCCGACCGCGCGCGGAAGATCGTCACCGCCGCCGCCGAGAACAACGCCGACGACTTCGTCACCGCCGTGGCCTCCGAGCTGCCGCTGCAGGCGATCGCCGAACTGCTGGGCGTCCCGCAGGAGGACCGGCACAAGATCTTCGAGTGGTCCAACATCATGACCAGCTACGACGCCGGCGTCGACCCGGACGCGCCCGCCATCGCCTCCATGGAGCTCATCGGCTACGCCAACGCCATGGCCGAGGACCGGGCGGCCAACCCGCGCGACGACATCGTCACCAAACTCGTCCAGGCCGACGTCGACGGCGAGCACCTCTCCGCCGACGAGTTCGGTTGGTTCGTGACCCTCCTCGCCGTCGCCGGCAACGAGACCACCCGTAACGCCACCACCCACGGCATGGTCGCGATGCTCGAGCACCCCGACCAGTGGGAGCTGTTCAAGCGCGAGCGGCCCGAGACTGCCTACGACGAGATCCTGCGCTGGGCGTCGCCGATCACCCAGTTCCAGCGCACCGCCATGGAGGACACCGAGATCGGCGGGGTGTCCATCGCCAAGGGCGACCGGGTGCTGATCTGCTACGGGTCGGCGAACTTCGACGAGGAGGTCTTCGACGACCCGTTCACGTTCAACATCCTCCGCGACCCGAACCCGCACGTGACCTTCGGCGGCCAGGGCCCGCACTACTGCCTGGGCGCGAACCTGGCGAAAATGCAGCTCGAGCTGATCTTCAACGCCGTCTCCGACCACCTGCCGGACCTCACCGCGCTCGGCGATCCCAAGCGCCTGCGCTCCGGGTGGCTCAACGGCCTCACCGAGTGGAGGGTCGACCTGGGCGTGTGCCCCGTGGCGAGCTGA
- a CDS encoding branched-chain amino acid transporter permease: MFLVTVALRAAPFVALTRLRDSGVVRYLGRTMPAGVMVVLVVYTLRDTTTALGSWVPATVALALTLGVHLAFRRAAASIVLGTGTYMLLQAWLG; encoded by the coding sequence ATGTTCCTGGTCACCGTGGCGCTGCGGGCCGCCCCGTTTGTCGCGCTCACCCGCCTTCGCGACTCGGGCGTCGTCCGCTATCTCGGCCGCACCATGCCGGCCGGCGTGATGGTGGTCCTGGTGGTCTACACCCTGCGCGACACCACCACCGCGCTCGGCTCGTGGGTGCCGGCGACCGTCGCGCTCGCGCTCACCTTGGGCGTGCACCTGGCGTTCCGGCGCGCCGCCGCGAGCATCGTGCTGGGCACGGGGACGTACATGTTGCTACAGGCGTGGCTGGGCTGA
- a CDS encoding AzlC family ABC transporter permease: MSTSPSTSAEIRAEIRKGLADCSTVGLGLVPLGLAFGVLMTQAGFDWWWAPVFSLVIYAGSMEFLAIGLLTAVTPLYSLAAAAFLVNFRHVFYGLSFPLEAIRSRLGRLYAVYALTDEVYAITATKRRAEMTGPRTLTIAITCQSLWVIPGVIGALVGTALPEGLDGLQFALTALFAVLAVDAWRSSGDLPAPVIGLVCGLIAAVVAPDQMLIVGLCGFVGVLLVRYAWLQRTGRAERPGRTNRPGSDVG, from the coding sequence GTGTCGACCAGCCCCTCCACCAGCGCGGAGATCCGCGCAGAGATCCGCAAGGGTCTGGCCGACTGCTCGACCGTCGGGTTGGGGCTGGTGCCACTCGGGCTGGCGTTCGGGGTGCTGATGACTCAGGCGGGGTTCGACTGGTGGTGGGCACCGGTGTTCTCTCTGGTGATCTACGCCGGGTCGATGGAGTTCCTGGCGATCGGCCTGCTCACTGCCGTCACTCCCCTGTACTCGCTGGCCGCCGCGGCGTTCCTGGTGAACTTCCGCCACGTGTTCTACGGCCTGAGCTTCCCGCTCGAGGCCATCCGTTCACGCCTCGGGCGCCTGTACGCCGTGTACGCGCTCACCGACGAGGTCTACGCGATCACCGCCACCAAGCGGCGCGCGGAGATGACCGGTCCGCGGACGCTGACCATCGCGATCACCTGCCAATCTCTGTGGGTGATCCCGGGCGTGATCGGTGCGCTCGTCGGCACCGCCCTGCCCGAGGGGCTGGACGGGTTGCAGTTCGCGCTGACCGCGTTGTTCGCCGTCCTGGCCGTGGACGCGTGGCGGTCGTCCGGCGACCTGCCCGCGCCGGTGATCGGCCTCGTGTGCGGGCTGATCGCCGCCGTGGTGGCCCCCGACCAGATGCTCATCGTGGGCCTGTGCGGGTTTGTCGGTGTGCTGTTGGTGCGGTACGCGTGGCTGCAGCGAACCGGGCGGGCGGAGCGGCCCGGGCGGACGAACCGGCCCGGGAGTGATGTCGGGTGA